A genomic window from Caballeronia sp. SBC1 includes:
- the lpxK gene encoding tetraacyldisaccharide 4'-kinase, giving the protein MSDFKPPIENFLAREWRKRGWVAWSLTPFACVFGLIAAIRRAFFALGWIKQVNVGVPVVVVGNVTVGGTGKTPTVIALVEALRAAGFQPGVVSRGYGAKIHAATRVTPDSQPSEVGDEPLLIARRTHAPVMVSPDRVAAAQALLKANPLVDVIVSDDGLQHYRLARTFELVVFDDRLGGNGFLLPAGPLREPMSRRRDATLINSPYDRTLPPWPNTFSLDLATGDAWRLDDPAVRRPLSAFKGERIAAAAGIGSPERFFASLRAAGLAPATRAFPDHYDYRDNPFAGIDADSILITEKDAVKFGAWRDARIWVVPVEAVLSPRLIALVVEKLRGRTPA; this is encoded by the coding sequence ATGTCTGACTTCAAGCCGCCGATCGAAAACTTCCTCGCCCGTGAGTGGCGCAAGCGCGGCTGGGTCGCGTGGTCGCTGACGCCGTTCGCGTGCGTGTTCGGCCTGATCGCAGCCATTCGGCGCGCGTTCTTCGCGCTCGGCTGGATCAAACAGGTGAACGTGGGCGTGCCGGTTGTCGTGGTCGGCAACGTGACCGTGGGCGGCACCGGCAAGACGCCGACGGTCATCGCGCTCGTCGAAGCATTGCGCGCCGCCGGCTTTCAGCCAGGCGTCGTCTCGCGCGGTTACGGCGCGAAGATCCACGCAGCCACGCGGGTGACGCCCGACAGCCAACCCTCCGAAGTCGGCGATGAACCCCTGCTGATCGCCCGCCGCACGCACGCGCCGGTGATGGTGTCGCCGGATCGCGTCGCGGCGGCGCAGGCGTTGCTGAAGGCGAATCCATTGGTGGATGTAATCGTGAGCGACGACGGCCTGCAGCACTACCGCCTCGCGCGGACGTTCGAACTGGTGGTCTTCGATGACCGTCTGGGCGGCAACGGTTTCCTGCTGCCGGCGGGACCGCTGCGTGAGCCGATGTCCCGGCGCCGCGACGCCACGCTCATCAACAGCCCGTACGACCGCACGTTGCCGCCGTGGCCGAACACCTTCTCGCTCGATCTGGCCACCGGCGACGCCTGGCGCCTCGACGACCCCGCCGTGCGCCGTCCGCTCAGCGCGTTCAAGGGCGAACGGATCGCAGCAGCGGCGGGCATCGGCTCACCGGAACGGTTCTTCGCGTCGCTGCGTGCCGCCGGACTCGCGCCGGCCACGCGCGCGTTCCCGGACCACTACGATTATCGCGACAATCCGTTCGCCGGCATCGACGCCGATTCGATCCTGATCACCGAGAAGGATGCAGTAAAATTCGGGGCCTGGCGTGACGCGCGCATCTGGGTGGTTCCAGTCGAAGCCGTGCTCAGCCCCCGCCTCATCGCATTAGTTGTGGAGAAACTCCGTGGACGCACGCCTGCTTGA
- a CDS encoding DUF6622 family protein, which produces MSIIEISSTRIRTIIMLISILQQTPHWVWWLLAALISLGVKQMQSGHRTLRAATVIPIAMAALSFYGVVSVFAHESIALVAWAAAMLAALAISLAAGVGSKVRWLAAEQRLLVPGSWVPLMLMLGLFVIKFGANVALATHPDMSIDGIFAGSVSFAYGTFSGIFLARGLAMWRVARQAQPSGMAY; this is translated from the coding sequence ATGAGCATCATCGAAATCTCCTCAACACGGATAAGGACGATCATCATGCTCATCAGCATTCTTCAGCAAACACCGCACTGGGTCTGGTGGCTGCTTGCGGCCTTGATTTCCCTCGGCGTCAAGCAAATGCAATCGGGGCACAGGACGCTGCGCGCCGCGACGGTGATTCCAATAGCGATGGCCGCGCTTTCCTTCTACGGCGTTGTGTCAGTCTTCGCCCATGAGTCCATCGCGTTGGTTGCGTGGGCAGCGGCAATGCTCGCCGCTCTCGCCATATCCCTCGCTGCCGGTGTAGGCAGCAAGGTCCGCTGGCTTGCCGCGGAGCAGCGTCTGCTCGTGCCCGGAAGCTGGGTTCCGCTCATGCTGATGCTTGGCTTGTTCGTTATCAAGTTCGGCGCCAACGTCGCGCTGGCAACTCATCCCGATATGAGCATCGACGGGATCTTCGCGGGTTCGGTGAGCTTTGCATACGGCACGTTCAGCGGCATCTTCCTCGCACGCGGCCTCGCGATGTGGCGCGTCGCCCGGCAGGCCCAGCCGTCCGGCATGGCTTATTGA
- the sodB gene encoding superoxide dismutase [Fe] — translation MEHTLPPLPFDKNALAPNMSEETLEYHYGKHHQTYVTNLNKLIPGTEFENLSLEEIVKKASGGVFNNAAQVWNHTFFWNSLSPKGGGAPAGALGDAINAKYGSFDKFKEEFAKVATGTFGSGWTWLVKKADGSLDIVSTSNAATPLTTDAKALLTIDVWEHAYYIDYRNARPKFIEAFWNIANWDFASKNFGA, via the coding sequence ATGGAACATACCCTCCCGCCGTTGCCGTTCGACAAGAACGCGCTCGCTCCGAACATGTCGGAAGAAACGCTTGAGTATCACTATGGCAAGCATCACCAAACCTATGTGACGAACCTGAACAAGCTGATTCCGGGTACTGAATTCGAAAACCTGTCGCTTGAAGAAATCGTCAAGAAGGCGTCGGGCGGCGTGTTCAATAACGCAGCCCAGGTCTGGAACCACACGTTCTTCTGGAACAGCCTGTCGCCCAAGGGCGGCGGTGCTCCGGCCGGCGCACTCGGCGACGCAATCAACGCCAAGTACGGCTCGTTCGACAAGTTCAAGGAAGAGTTCGCGAAGGTCGCAACCGGCACGTTCGGTTCGGGCTGGACGTGGCTCGTGAAGAAAGCGGACGGTTCGCTCGACATCGTGTCAACGAGCAATGCCGCTACGCCGCTGACCACCGATGCAAAGGCGCTGCTGACCATCGACGTATGGGAACACGCTTATTACATCGACTACCGCAATGCGCGCCCGAAGTTCATTGAAGCGTTCTGGAACATTGCGAACTGGGACTTCGCGTCGAAGAACTTCGGCGCTTGA
- the adk gene encoding adenylate kinase produces MRLILLGAPGAGKGTQATFIKEKFGIPQISTGDMLRAAVKAGSPLGVEAKRFMDAGELVPDTLIINLVKERLQEPDCANGYLFDGFPRTLPQADAMKQAGVAIDYVLEIDVPFEDIIVRMSGRRVHAASGRTYHIKFNPPKQEGKDDVTGEPLIQRDDDKEETVKKRLDVYVAQTKPLIEYYNTWAQHGDNNGLKAPEYRRISGLGAVDEIRTRVFDALT; encoded by the coding sequence ATGCGTTTGATCCTGTTGGGCGCCCCCGGCGCCGGCAAGGGCACCCAGGCCACCTTCATCAAGGAAAAGTTCGGCATTCCGCAGATCTCGACGGGCGACATGCTGCGCGCCGCCGTGAAAGCGGGTTCGCCGCTCGGCGTGGAAGCCAAGCGCTTCATGGACGCAGGCGAACTCGTGCCGGACACGCTCATCATCAACCTCGTGAAAGAACGCCTGCAGGAACCGGACTGCGCGAACGGTTATCTCTTCGACGGTTTCCCGCGCACGCTTCCCCAAGCCGACGCCATGAAGCAAGCCGGCGTTGCTATCGACTATGTGCTTGAGATCGACGTGCCGTTCGAGGACATCATTGTGCGCATGAGCGGGCGTCGCGTGCATGCGGCGTCGGGACGGACCTATCACATCAAGTTCAATCCGCCAAAGCAGGAAGGCAAGGACGATGTCACAGGTGAGCCACTGATCCAGCGCGACGACGACAAGGAAGAGACCGTGAAGAAGCGGCTCGACGTGTACGTCGCGCAGACCAAGCCGTTGATCGAGTACTACAACACGTGGGCCCAACATGGCGACAACAATGGCCTGAAGGCGCCGGAGTATCGGCGGATCTCGGGTCTTGGCGCCGTCGATGAAATCCGCACGCGCGTGTTCGATGCATTGACCTGA
- the xseA gene encoding exodeoxyribonuclease VII large subunit — protein sequence MPVSALNRAIGSMLERSFPLVWVSGEVSNFTKAASGHWYFSIKDAQAQMRCVMFRGRAQYAEFTPREGDRIEVRGLVTMYEPRGELQLGVEAVRRTGQGRLYEAFLKLKAKLEAEGLFAAERKRALPQHPRAIGIVTSLQAAALRDVLTTLSRRAPHVPVIVYPAPVQGAGVAAKLAAMVDEASARREVDVLIVCRGGGSIEDLWAFNEEVLARAIAESAMPVVSGVGHETDFTIADFAADVRAPTPTAAAELVSPQRVLLLRDLDHRHAALARGFGRMMERRAQQLDWLARRLVSPAERLERQRTHLRQLAVRLASAGARPVRDARARFALVQMRWQRWRPDLAAEREHLMRLGQRLSVSQGRRHERAAARLSELSARLQVLSPQRTLERGYAALIDTQSGRAVRAPNALKPKRPLTVHLAEGSADIVLADIQPRLSDEF from the coding sequence ATCCCCGTTTCGGCGCTGAACCGGGCGATCGGGTCCATGCTCGAACGCTCGTTTCCACTGGTCTGGGTATCGGGTGAAGTATCGAATTTCACGAAAGCGGCGAGCGGTCACTGGTACTTTTCGATCAAGGACGCGCAGGCGCAGATGCGCTGCGTGATGTTCCGCGGCCGCGCGCAGTACGCCGAGTTCACGCCGCGCGAAGGCGACCGGATCGAGGTTCGCGGGCTGGTCACCATGTACGAACCGCGCGGCGAGTTGCAACTCGGCGTGGAAGCCGTGCGCCGCACGGGCCAAGGTCGCTTGTACGAAGCCTTTTTGAAGCTGAAGGCAAAACTCGAAGCCGAGGGCCTGTTCGCGGCCGAGCGCAAGCGTGCGCTGCCGCAGCATCCGCGCGCGATCGGTATTGTGACGTCGCTGCAGGCGGCGGCTTTGCGTGATGTGCTCACCACGCTTTCGCGGCGCGCGCCGCACGTGCCGGTGATCGTGTATCCGGCGCCGGTGCAGGGCGCAGGCGTTGCCGCGAAGCTCGCGGCGATGGTCGATGAAGCCAGCGCACGCCGCGAGGTCGATGTGCTGATCGTGTGTCGTGGGGGCGGTTCGATTGAAGATTTGTGGGCGTTCAACGAGGAAGTGCTTGCTCGCGCGATAGCCGAAAGTGCGATGCCGGTTGTCAGCGGCGTGGGCCACGAGACGGATTTCACCATCGCCGATTTCGCCGCCGATGTCCGCGCGCCCACGCCCACGGCCGCCGCCGAACTCGTCAGTCCGCAGCGCGTGTTGCTGCTGCGCGATCTCGATCATCGGCATGCAGCGCTGGCGCGCGGTTTCGGCCGGATGATGGAACGGCGCGCGCAGCAACTCGACTGGCTGGCGCGCCGGCTGGTCAGTCCGGCTGAGCGGCTGGAACGTCAGCGCACGCACTTGCGGCAGCTCGCGGTGCGGCTGGCGTCGGCCGGCGCGCGTCCGGTGCGCGATGCCCGCGCGCGTTTTGCGCTCGTGCAAATGCGCTGGCAACGCTGGCGTCCCGATCTCGCCGCCGAGCGGGAACATCTGATGCGTCTTGGACAACGCCTGAGTGTTTCGCAAGGGCGCCGGCATGAACGGGCGGCGGCCCGGCTGTCGGAGTTATCGGCGAGGTTGCAGGTGTTGAGCCCGCAACGCACGCTCGAGCGCGGCTACGCGGCTTTGATCGATACGCAATCCGGACGCGCCGTGCGCGCGCCGAACGCGTTGAAGCCAAAACGGCCGTTGACCGTGCATCTGGCGGAAGGATCGGCGGATATTGTGCTGGCCGATATCCAGCCCCGGCTCTCCGATGAATTCTGA
- a CDS encoding Trm112 family protein has protein sequence MDARLLEILVCPICKTQLTYDRAAQELICNVDKLAYPIRDGIPIMLPDEARQTVEGTPIEPLKPAGGN, from the coding sequence GTGGACGCACGCCTGCTTGAAATCCTTGTCTGCCCTATTTGCAAGACCCAGCTCACGTATGACCGCGCGGCGCAGGAACTCATCTGCAACGTCGATAAACTCGCTTACCCCATCCGCGACGGCATTCCCATCATGCTGCCCGACGAAGCCCGCCAGACCGTGGAAGGCACGCCCATCGAACCGTTGAAACCTGCCGGCGGCAACTGA
- a CDS encoding LytTR family DNA-binding domain-containing protein produces the protein MKATALIAEDEALLAADLQAQLTRLWPDLQCVASVADGAAAVEQALAQQPDVLFLDIRMPGMTGLEVAQALAEDWPDLAKPFPLLVFVTAYDQYALHAFEHAAVDYVLKPVQSDRLEKTCARLQAALRQRAQSPATEPSLEAAIHTLRGLLHVDAARAQNNPPAASPLRIIQASVGNTITMVPIADVLYFEAADKYVRMVTAEREHLIRISLRELQLQLDPECFWQVHRSTIVRCDAIATALRDDSGKLTLTLRGHTDKLSVSRLYADRFKGL, from the coding sequence ATGAAAGCTACTGCACTGATTGCCGAAGACGAAGCTTTGCTGGCCGCAGACCTGCAGGCCCAGTTGACCCGGTTATGGCCGGACCTGCAATGCGTCGCGAGTGTGGCTGACGGAGCGGCAGCAGTCGAACAGGCGCTGGCGCAGCAACCCGACGTGCTTTTCCTCGACATTCGCATGCCCGGCATGACAGGACTCGAGGTCGCGCAGGCGCTTGCCGAAGACTGGCCGGACCTTGCCAAACCGTTCCCGTTGCTGGTGTTTGTGACCGCCTACGATCAATACGCACTGCATGCCTTCGAACACGCAGCGGTCGATTATGTGCTGAAGCCTGTGCAGTCCGATCGCCTGGAAAAAACCTGTGCGCGTCTGCAAGCGGCATTGCGGCAGAGGGCGCAATCGCCGGCAACGGAGCCATCGTTGGAAGCGGCCATTCATACATTGCGCGGGCTCTTGCATGTCGATGCCGCGAGAGCGCAGAACAACCCGCCGGCTGCAAGCCCGCTGCGGATAATCCAGGCGAGTGTTGGCAATACCATAACCATGGTGCCCATAGCGGACGTGCTGTACTTCGAGGCCGCCGACAAATATGTACGGATGGTCACAGCCGAACGCGAGCACCTGATCAGGATCTCGCTGCGTGAGCTGCAATTACAACTCGATCCGGAATGCTTCTGGCAGGTTCATCGAAGCACGATCGTACGGTGCGATGCCATCGCTACCGCGTTACGCGATGACAGCGGGAAACTCACGCTGACGTTGCGCGGCCACACGGACAAGCTCAGCGTGAGCCGCCTTTACGCGGATAGGTTCAAGGGCCTTTAG
- a CDS encoding SirB1 family protein — protein sequence MTTTRILDYFTSLVAEDESLPLTEAALSLAQDAYPDLDLQGVLAEIDELVLRVRRRMPDEADIKQKVGVLNRFFFRELGFTSNLNDYYDPDNSHLNMVLKRRRGIPISLAVVYLEMSEQLGIPVRGVSFPAHFLLRVTTPDGDVMLDPTTGHSLSESAMVEMLEPYVQRVGESIGSALRVLLQPATRREIIGRMLRNLKSIYLQTERWQRLLAVQQRLVILMPGSIEEVRDRGFAYARLDYLRPAIEDLRRYLDDRPDAEDATVVETELHELRQRMQHNGE from the coding sequence ATGACGACGACGCGCATCCTCGACTATTTCACCTCGCTAGTGGCGGAGGACGAGAGTCTGCCGCTCACCGAGGCGGCGTTGTCGCTCGCTCAGGACGCGTATCCGGATCTCGATTTGCAGGGCGTACTGGCTGAGATCGACGAGCTGGTTTTGCGCGTGCGCCGTCGTATGCCCGATGAGGCCGACATCAAGCAAAAAGTCGGCGTGCTGAATCGTTTCTTCTTCCGCGAGCTGGGTTTCACCAGCAATCTCAACGATTACTACGATCCCGATAACAGTCACCTGAACATGGTGCTGAAGCGGCGCCGCGGAATTCCGATTTCGCTGGCCGTCGTGTATCTGGAGATGAGCGAGCAGCTCGGTATCCCGGTGCGTGGCGTGTCGTTTCCGGCGCACTTCCTGCTGCGCGTGACCACGCCTGACGGCGACGTGATGCTCGATCCGACCACCGGCCATTCACTGTCCGAATCGGCAATGGTCGAGATGCTCGAGCCGTATGTGCAGCGGGTGGGAGAGTCCATTGGTAGCGCGCTGCGGGTCTTGTTGCAACCGGCAACTCGTCGCGAAATCATCGGACGAATGCTGCGTAACCTGAAGAGCATTTATCTGCAGACCGAGCGCTGGCAACGGCTGCTCGCCGTGCAGCAACGGTTGGTGATCCTGATGCCGGGAAGTATTGAAGAAGTGCGCGATCGAGGCTTCGCTTACGCGCGCCTGGACTACTTGCGCCCGGCAATTGAAGACCTGCGCCGGTACCTTGACGATCGGCCCGACGCCGAAGACGCGACCGTCGTGGAGACGGAGTTGCATGAGCTGCGTCAGCGCATGCAGCACAACGGCGAGTAA
- a CDS encoding 3-hydroxyacyl-CoA dehydrogenase: MDIQDNVFLVTGGASGLGAATAQLIRDHGGKVVLADMNEAGGEKLAKELGGVFVKCDVSREEDGQRAVEAATQLGSLRGLVNCAGIAPAAKTVGKDGPHALDLFAKTIGVNLIGTFNMIRLAAAAMSKNEPNAAGERGVIVSTASVAAYDGQIGQAAYAASKGGVVGMTLPIARDLSRNGIRVMTIAPGIFETPMLLGMPQEVQDALGAMVPFPSRLGKPNEYAMLVKQIFDNPMLNGEVIRLDGAIRMQPK; the protein is encoded by the coding sequence ATGGACATCCAGGACAACGTTTTTCTCGTCACCGGCGGCGCATCGGGTCTCGGCGCGGCGACAGCACAGCTTATCCGCGACCACGGCGGCAAGGTGGTGCTCGCCGACATGAACGAAGCCGGCGGCGAAAAGCTGGCGAAGGAACTCGGCGGTGTGTTCGTGAAATGCGACGTGAGCCGCGAGGAAGACGGCCAACGCGCCGTGGAAGCCGCGACGCAACTCGGCAGCTTGCGCGGACTGGTCAACTGCGCGGGAATCGCGCCGGCCGCGAAGACGGTGGGCAAGGATGGCCCGCATGCACTCGATCTGTTCGCCAAGACTATCGGCGTGAACCTGATCGGCACGTTCAACATGATCCGGCTGGCGGCGGCGGCCATGTCGAAGAACGAACCGAATGCAGCGGGCGAACGGGGCGTGATCGTGAGCACGGCATCGGTGGCGGCTTACGATGGTCAGATCGGCCAGGCGGCTTACGCGGCATCAAAAGGCGGCGTGGTAGGCATGACGCTGCCGATCGCGCGCGATTTATCGCGCAACGGCATTCGCGTGATGACAATTGCACCGGGCATCTTCGAAACGCCGATGCTTCTCGGCATGCCGCAGGAAGTGCAGGACGCGCTCGGCGCGATGGTGCCGTTCCCCTCGCGTCTCGGCAAACCTAACGAGTACGCCATGCTGGTCAAGCAGATCTTCGACAATCCCATGCTCAACGGCGAAGTCATTCGCCTGGACGGCGCGATCCGGATGCAGCCGAAGTAA
- a CDS encoding sensor histidine kinase, whose protein sequence is MRHTHPILKQLWRELRIFIPVSAASTLFFYAMYRDSFAGNLIYSLCSTLFIQGLIEGGRYGLAALIRKRSPDNQEAQRNWPGWGLMAPWVVVSGVMGYAAGHMLGDLLTGVQHAPATIPDNPRAMLLSMTGVFVLSLGITYFFYARGRMAAMQTRTEAALRSAAESQLKLLESQLEPHMLFNTLANLRVLIAQDPPRAQAMLDRLIGFLRATLDASRSGLGSHSLSAEFARIGDYLELMQTRMGNRLSRRLDLPDDIAGFSVPPLLLQPLVENAIKHGLEPTVAGGWIRVSARREGNTLVLSVRDTGAGIGGGGLGVLPPEGSRFGIQQVRERLAALYGKTASLELIAANDDEGGTLAIVRLPVS, encoded by the coding sequence ATGCGCCACACTCATCCCATCCTGAAACAGCTATGGCGCGAACTGCGGATCTTTATCCCGGTATCGGCGGCGAGCACCCTGTTCTTCTACGCGATGTATCGCGATTCGTTCGCCGGCAACCTGATTTATTCACTGTGCAGCACGCTGTTCATCCAGGGTTTGATCGAGGGGGGCCGATACGGCCTCGCTGCCCTGATTCGCAAGCGGTCCCCCGATAACCAGGAGGCGCAGCGCAACTGGCCCGGATGGGGACTGATGGCTCCGTGGGTCGTTGTGTCGGGCGTAATGGGTTACGCCGCCGGGCACATGCTCGGCGATCTGCTGACCGGCGTGCAGCACGCACCCGCCACGATCCCTGACAACCCACGGGCGATGTTGCTGAGCATGACCGGCGTGTTTGTGCTGTCGCTGGGCATCACGTATTTCTTTTATGCCCGAGGCCGCATGGCCGCGATGCAAACGCGCACCGAAGCCGCGCTGCGCAGTGCCGCGGAGAGCCAGCTCAAGCTGCTGGAGTCGCAGCTCGAACCGCACATGCTGTTCAATACGCTGGCCAATCTGCGGGTGCTGATCGCGCAAGACCCGCCGCGCGCCCAGGCCATGCTCGACCGCCTGATTGGATTCCTGCGCGCGACGCTGGACGCCTCGCGCTCGGGATTAGGATCACATTCGTTGTCCGCGGAATTTGCGCGTATTGGCGATTATCTCGAGTTGATGCAGACCCGCATGGGAAATCGCCTGAGCCGGCGACTCGATTTGCCCGACGACATAGCCGGGTTCTCGGTGCCGCCGTTGTTGCTGCAACCCCTGGTCGAAAACGCTATCAAGCATGGACTTGAACCCACGGTTGCAGGCGGCTGGATTCGGGTCAGTGCACGGCGCGAAGGCAACACGCTCGTGCTCAGTGTCCGCGATACAGGGGCGGGGATTGGTGGTGGGGGTCTTGGTGTTTTACCGCCCGAAGGCAGCCGCTTTGGCATCCAGCAGGTTCGCGAACGGCTTGCCGCGTTGTACGGCAAAACCGCGTCGCTTGAACTCATTGCCGCGAACGATGACGAGGGCGGTACCCTGGCTATCGTGCGCCTTCCTGTATCTTGA
- the murJ gene encoding murein biosynthesis integral membrane protein MurJ, translating to MNLFRALLTVSGFTLLSRVTGLVRETLIARAFGASQFTDAFYVAFRIPNLLRRLSAEGAFSQAFVPILAEFKNTEGHDATKALVDAMSTVLAWALAVVSLAGVAGASWVVFAVASGLEHDGRAFGLAVTMTQIMFPYIIFISLTSLASGVLNTYRQFSLPAFAPVLLNVSFIAAAIFLAPHLKVPVYALAYAVIVGGVLQFLVQLPGLKKIDMIPRIGLNFFRALRHPGVKRVLIKMVPMTFGVSVAQLSLIINTNIASRLGPGAVSWINYSDRLMEFPTALLGAALGTILLPSLSKAHVDADPVEYSALLDWGLRITFLMAAPSGCALFFFAEPLTATLFHYGKFDAHSVVMVGRALSAYGVGLVGLILIKILTPGFYAKQDIKTPVIIGIIVLIAIQLSNLIFVPIFAHAGLTLSIGLGACVNATLLFIGLRKRGIYQPSPGWTRFFVQLVGACLVLAGVMHWVAGNFDWIGMRAAPLERIMLLGASLVVFGALYFGMLSAMGFKYAYFRRRTLQ from the coding sequence ATGAATCTATTCCGAGCCCTACTGACGGTCAGCGGCTTCACGCTGCTTTCCCGCGTGACCGGCCTGGTCCGCGAAACGCTGATCGCGCGAGCCTTCGGCGCCAGTCAATTCACCGACGCGTTCTACGTCGCCTTCCGCATACCCAACCTGTTGCGGCGCTTGTCCGCTGAAGGAGCATTCTCGCAGGCATTCGTGCCTATCCTTGCCGAGTTCAAGAATACAGAAGGTCACGACGCCACCAAGGCCCTCGTCGACGCCATGTCGACGGTGCTCGCCTGGGCGCTGGCAGTCGTATCGCTCGCGGGCGTAGCGGGCGCATCCTGGGTCGTGTTCGCCGTGGCGTCGGGGCTTGAGCACGACGGCCGCGCGTTCGGCCTCGCGGTGACCATGACCCAGATCATGTTCCCGTACATCATCTTCATCTCGCTGACTTCGCTGGCGTCCGGGGTACTCAACACCTACCGGCAGTTCTCCCTGCCGGCATTCGCGCCCGTGCTGCTCAACGTGTCGTTCATCGCGGCCGCCATCTTTCTTGCGCCACATCTGAAAGTGCCTGTTTATGCGCTTGCCTATGCGGTGATTGTGGGCGGCGTGCTGCAGTTTCTCGTGCAGTTGCCCGGCCTCAAGAAGATCGACATGATCCCGCGCATCGGGCTGAATTTTTTCCGGGCGTTGCGGCATCCGGGCGTCAAGCGCGTGCTGATCAAAATGGTTCCCATGACGTTCGGCGTGTCGGTCGCCCAACTGAGCCTGATCATCAATACGAACATTGCGTCGCGGCTGGGTCCGGGCGCTGTGTCGTGGATCAATTATTCCGATCGCCTGATGGAGTTTCCGACCGCGCTGCTCGGCGCGGCGCTGGGCACCATCCTGTTGCCAAGTCTCTCGAAGGCGCACGTGGACGCCGATCCGGTCGAATATTCGGCGCTCCTCGACTGGGGGCTGCGGATCACGTTCCTGATGGCGGCGCCAAGCGGATGCGCGCTGTTTTTCTTCGCTGAACCCCTGACGGCCACGCTGTTCCACTACGGTAAATTCGATGCGCATTCCGTCGTGATGGTCGGCCGGGCGTTGTCAGCGTATGGCGTCGGATTGGTCGGGCTGATCCTGATCAAGATCCTCACGCCCGGTTTTTACGCGAAGCAGGACATCAAGACGCCGGTGATCATCGGCATCATCGTGTTGATCGCCATTCAGCTTAGCAACCTGATCTTCGTGCCAATCTTCGCGCACGCCGGATTGACGCTGTCGATCGGCCTGGGCGCATGCGTGAACGCAACGTTGTTGTTTATCGGCTTAAGGAAGCGCGGGATTTATCAACCCTCGCCGGGATGGACGCGCTTCTTCGTGCAACTTGTCGGCGCGTGCCTTGTGCTCGCCGGCGTGATGCATTGGGTGGCCGGCAATTTCGACTGGATCGGCATGCGCGCCGCGCCTCTGGAGCGAATCATGCTTCTCGGTGCAAGCCTGGTTGTATTCGGTGCGCTATATTTCGGTATGCTCTCCGCGATGGGCTTTAAATACGCGTATTTCAGAAGGCGGACGCTTCAATGA
- the kdsB gene encoding 3-deoxy-manno-octulosonate cytidylyltransferase yields the protein MNAHVPVAPPFIAVVPARLASTRLPDKPLADIGGKPMVVRVAERARLSGALQVLIATDSPRVVEVAKEHGFEALLTRADHPNGTDRLAEVATHFGWSDDTIVVNVQGDEPLIDPALVRNVAAHLAAHPSCAIATAAHPVHDPADVFNPNVVKVVLDSKSVALYFSRAPIPWSRDAWQKDWPNVAALGARPSVPANVLRHIGLYAYRAKFLRVYPTLSVAPIEEAEALEQLRALWHGERIAVLTTNDAPPPGVDTPNDLARVRALFSASA from the coding sequence ATGAACGCACACGTTCCGGTCGCGCCGCCCTTCATCGCAGTCGTCCCCGCGCGGCTCGCGTCCACGCGGCTGCCGGACAAGCCGCTGGCGGATATCGGCGGTAAGCCGATGGTCGTGCGCGTGGCCGAGCGCGCGCGCTTGTCGGGCGCGCTGCAGGTGCTGATCGCCACAGACTCGCCGCGCGTAGTCGAAGTGGCGAAGGAACATGGTTTTGAGGCGCTGCTCACCCGCGCCGATCATCCGAACGGTACGGACCGGCTTGCCGAAGTTGCAACGCATTTCGGCTGGAGCGACGACACCATCGTGGTCAATGTGCAGGGCGACGAGCCCTTGATCGACCCGGCGCTCGTGCGCAACGTGGCGGCGCATCTGGCGGCGCATCCGTCGTGCGCGATCGCGACCGCGGCGCATCCCGTTCATGATCCGGCCGATGTCTTCAATCCGAACGTGGTGAAAGTCGTGCTGGATTCGAAGAGCGTCGCGCTGTATTTTTCGCGCGCGCCCATTCCCTGGTCGCGTGACGCGTGGCAGAAGGACTGGCCGAATGTCGCCGCGCTCGGTGCGCGTCCGTCCGTTCCCGCCAACGTGTTGCGCCATATCGGCCTGTATGCGTATCGCGCGAAGTTCCTGCGGGTTTATCCCACCCTGTCCGTGGCGCCTATCGAAGAAGCCGAGGCGCTCGAGCAACTGCGCGCGCTCTGGCACGGCGAGCGCATCGCAGTGCTGACGACGAACGACGCGCCGCCGCCGGGTGTCGATACCCCCAATGATCTGGCCCGCGTCCGCGCGCTGTTTAGCGCGTCGGCGTAA
- the rpsT gene encoding 30S ribosomal protein S20, with product MANTAQARKRARQGAKANSHNSALRSKFRTAIKAVRKAIDAGDQAKAAEIYKTSVKTIDIIADKRIVHKNKAARHKSRLSAAIKGLQATAAA from the coding sequence ATGGCAAATACAGCACAAGCCCGCAAGCGCGCCCGTCAAGGCGCCAAGGCAAACTCGCACAACTCGGCGCTGCGCTCGAAATTCCGCACCGCCATCAAGGCAGTTCGCAAGGCGATCGACGCCGGCGACCAAGCCAAGGCTGCAGAAATCTACAAGACGTCGGTCAAGACCATCGACATCATTGCGGACAAGCGCATCGTTCACAAGAACAAGGCTGCTCGCCATAAGAGCCGTCTGTCGGCTGCTATCAAGGGCCTGCAAGCAACTGCTGCTGCTTAA